From a region of the Parus major isolate Abel chromosome 6, Parus_major1.1, whole genome shotgun sequence genome:
- the CSGALNACT2 gene encoding chondroitin sulfate N-acetylgalactosaminyltransferase 2 isoform X1, with product MRMPRRGLVIQARTRWLLVGLALLFSLVLLMYLLECAPQTDGNGSLPGVVGESMGKEYYQALLQEQEEHYQNRATSLKRQIAQLKQELQEMSDKLKALQEKKSPKVNGMNYQGTKEQTSNDLLEFLHSQIDKAEVSMGAKLPSEYGVIPFESFTSMKVFQLEMGLTRHPEEKPVRKDKRDELVEVIEAGLEVINNPDEEDGQDEDDGVGDRQLYSENDFIEGYYRTERDKGTQYELFYKKMDGMEYRHVTLFRPFGPLMKVKSETVDISRSIINIIVPLAGRTEAFAQFMQNFRDVCIHQDKRVHLTVVYFGQDGLSEVKSIMESVARETDFHNYTLVSLNEEFNRGRGLDMGARAWEKGEVLMFFCDVDVYFTAEFLNSCRLNAEPGKKVFYPVVFSLYNPAIVYANQDIPPPVEQQLVHKKDSGFWRDFGFGMTCQYRTDFLTVGGFDLEVKGWGGEDVHLYRKYLHGELMVIRTPVPGLFHLWHEKHCADELTPEQYRMCIQSKAMNEASHSHLGMLVFRDEIEAHLRKQAYRTNSESVG from the exons atgAGAATGCCCAGAAGAGGCTTAGTAATTCAAGCCAGGACTCGTTGGCTATTGGTGGGCCTTGCTTTACTATTCAGTTTAGTCTTGCTCATGTATTTGCTGGAGTGTGCTCCACAAACAGATGGCAACGGATCTCTGCCTGGTGTCGTAGGCGAAAGCATGGGTAAAGAATACTATCAAGCTCTCTTGCAGGAGCAAGAAGAGCATTATCAGAACCGAGCTACGAGTCTGAAACGTCAGATTGCCCAGCTAAAGCAAGAGCTTCAGGAAATGAGTGACAAATTGAAGgccctgcaggaaaaaaaaagcccaaaggtCAATGGTATGAACTACCAGGGCACCAAAGAACAAACATCCAATGATCTCCTAGAGTTTCTTCATTCCCAGATCGACAAAGCTGAGGTGAGCATGGGGGCCAAACTGCCTAGTGAGTATGGAGTCATTCCTTTTGAAAGCTTTACATCCATGAAAGTATTCCAGTTGGAGATGGGGCTCACTCGGCATCCAGAAGAGAAACCCGTTAGAAAGGATAAACGAGATGAATTGGTGGAAGTTATCGAGGCTGGCCTAGAAGTTATCAATAATCCAGATGAAGAAGATGGACAAGATGAAGATGATGGAGTAGGAGACAGGCAGCTATATAGCGAAAATGATTTTATAGAAG GTTACTATCGTACAGAAAGAGATAAGGGGACACAGTATGAGCTGTTTTATAAGAAGATGGATGGCATGGAGTACAGGCATGTCACCTTGTTCCGACCTTTTGGACCCCTCATGAAAGTGAAGAGTGAAACAGTCGATATTTCTAGATCGATCATTAACATTATTGTTCCTCTTGCTGGAAGAACTGAGGCATTTGCACAATTTATGCAAAACTTTAG GGATGTGTGTATTCATCAGGATAAGCGTGTTCATCTCACAGTGGTGTACTTTGGACAAGATGGTCTATCAGAAGTAAAAAGCATTATGGAATCTGTAGCTAG AGAAACTGACTTCCACAATTACACGCTTGTCTCTCTCAATGAGGAATTTAACCGAGGCCGAGGACTTGACATGGGTGCCAGAGCCTGGGAAAAGGGCGAGGTCCTGATGTTCTTCTGTGATGTTGATGTTTATTTCACAGCCGAATTCCTCAACAGCTGTCGCTTAAATGCTGAGCCCG GGAAAAAGGTTTTCTATCCTGTGGTATTCAGCCTTTACAATCCTGCTATTGTCTATGCCAACCAAGATATACCACCTCCTGTGGAGCAGCAATTG GTACACAAGAAGGATTCTGGCTTCTGGCGGGATTTTGGCTTTGGGATGACTTGTCAATATCGGACAGACTTTCTGACTGTTG GGGGGTTTGACTTGGAAGTGAAAGGCTGGGGCGGCGAGGATGTTCACCTGTACAGGAAATACTTGCACGGCGAGCTGATGGTGATCAGGACGCCGGTGCCTGGGCTGTTCCACCTGTGGCACGAGAAGCACTGTGCGGACGAGCTGACCCCGGAGCAGTACCGCATGTGCATCCAGTCCAAAGCCATGAACGAGGCGTCGCACTCGCACCTGGGCATGCTGGTGTTCAGGGACGAGATCGAGGCGCACCTCCGCAAGCAGGCCTACAGGACTAACAGCGAGTCCGTGGGCTGA
- the CSGALNACT2 gene encoding chondroitin sulfate N-acetylgalactosaminyltransferase 2 isoform X2 translates to MRMPRRGLVIQARTRWLLVGLALLFSLVLLMYLLECAPQTDGNGSLPGVVGESMGKEYYQALLQEQEEHYQNRATSLKRQIAQLKQELQEMSDKLKALQEKKSPKVNGMNYQGTKEQTSNDLLEFLHSQIDKAEVSMGAKLPSEYGVIPFESFTSMKVFQLEMGLTRHPEEKPVRKDKRDELVEVIEAGLEVINNPDEEDGQDEDDGVGDRQLYSENDFIEGYYRTERDKGTQYELFYKKMDGMEYRHVTLFRPFGPLMKVKSETVDISRSIINIIVPLAGRTEAFAQFMQNFRDVCIHQDKRVHLTVVYFGQDGLSEVKSIMESVAREKGFLSCGIQPLQSCYCLCQPRYTTSCGAAIGTQEGFWLLAGFWLWDDLSISDRLSDCWGV, encoded by the exons atgAGAATGCCCAGAAGAGGCTTAGTAATTCAAGCCAGGACTCGTTGGCTATTGGTGGGCCTTGCTTTACTATTCAGTTTAGTCTTGCTCATGTATTTGCTGGAGTGTGCTCCACAAACAGATGGCAACGGATCTCTGCCTGGTGTCGTAGGCGAAAGCATGGGTAAAGAATACTATCAAGCTCTCTTGCAGGAGCAAGAAGAGCATTATCAGAACCGAGCTACGAGTCTGAAACGTCAGATTGCCCAGCTAAAGCAAGAGCTTCAGGAAATGAGTGACAAATTGAAGgccctgcaggaaaaaaaaagcccaaaggtCAATGGTATGAACTACCAGGGCACCAAAGAACAAACATCCAATGATCTCCTAGAGTTTCTTCATTCCCAGATCGACAAAGCTGAGGTGAGCATGGGGGCCAAACTGCCTAGTGAGTATGGAGTCATTCCTTTTGAAAGCTTTACATCCATGAAAGTATTCCAGTTGGAGATGGGGCTCACTCGGCATCCAGAAGAGAAACCCGTTAGAAAGGATAAACGAGATGAATTGGTGGAAGTTATCGAGGCTGGCCTAGAAGTTATCAATAATCCAGATGAAGAAGATGGACAAGATGAAGATGATGGAGTAGGAGACAGGCAGCTATATAGCGAAAATGATTTTATAGAAG GTTACTATCGTACAGAAAGAGATAAGGGGACACAGTATGAGCTGTTTTATAAGAAGATGGATGGCATGGAGTACAGGCATGTCACCTTGTTCCGACCTTTTGGACCCCTCATGAAAGTGAAGAGTGAAACAGTCGATATTTCTAGATCGATCATTAACATTATTGTTCCTCTTGCTGGAAGAACTGAGGCATTTGCACAATTTATGCAAAACTTTAG GGATGTGTGTATTCATCAGGATAAGCGTGTTCATCTCACAGTGGTGTACTTTGGACAAGATGGTCTATCAGAAGTAAAAAGCATTATGGAATCTGTAGCTAG GGAAAAAGGTTTTCTATCCTGTGGTATTCAGCCTTTACAATCCTGCTATTGTCTATGCCAACCAAGATATACCACCTCCTGTGGAGCAGCAATTG GTACACAAGAAGGATTCTGGCTTCTGGCGGGATTTTGGCTTTGGGATGACTTGTCAATATCGGACAGACTTTCTGACTGTTG GGGGGTTTGA
- the CSGALNACT2 gene encoding chondroitin sulfate N-acetylgalactosaminyltransferase 2 isoform X3, whose protein sequence is MRMPRRGLVIQARTRWLLVGLALLFSLVLLMYLLECAPQTDGNGSLPGVVGESMGKEYYQALLQEQEEHYQNRATSLKRQIAQLKQELQEMSDKLKALQEKKSPKVNGMNYQGTKEQTSNDLLEFLHSQIDKAEVSMGAKLPSEYGVIPFESFTSMKVFQLEMGLTRHPEEKPVRKDKRDELVEVIEAGLEVINNPDEEDGQDEDDGVGDRQLYSENDFIEGYYRTERDKGTQYELFYKKMDGMEYRHVTLFRPFGPLMKVKSETVDISRSIINIIVPLAGRTEAFAQFMQNFRDVCIHQDKRVHLTVVYFGQDGLSEVKSIMESVASIVF, encoded by the exons atgAGAATGCCCAGAAGAGGCTTAGTAATTCAAGCCAGGACTCGTTGGCTATTGGTGGGCCTTGCTTTACTATTCAGTTTAGTCTTGCTCATGTATTTGCTGGAGTGTGCTCCACAAACAGATGGCAACGGATCTCTGCCTGGTGTCGTAGGCGAAAGCATGGGTAAAGAATACTATCAAGCTCTCTTGCAGGAGCAAGAAGAGCATTATCAGAACCGAGCTACGAGTCTGAAACGTCAGATTGCCCAGCTAAAGCAAGAGCTTCAGGAAATGAGTGACAAATTGAAGgccctgcaggaaaaaaaaagcccaaaggtCAATGGTATGAACTACCAGGGCACCAAAGAACAAACATCCAATGATCTCCTAGAGTTTCTTCATTCCCAGATCGACAAAGCTGAGGTGAGCATGGGGGCCAAACTGCCTAGTGAGTATGGAGTCATTCCTTTTGAAAGCTTTACATCCATGAAAGTATTCCAGTTGGAGATGGGGCTCACTCGGCATCCAGAAGAGAAACCCGTTAGAAAGGATAAACGAGATGAATTGGTGGAAGTTATCGAGGCTGGCCTAGAAGTTATCAATAATCCAGATGAAGAAGATGGACAAGATGAAGATGATGGAGTAGGAGACAGGCAGCTATATAGCGAAAATGATTTTATAGAAG GTTACTATCGTACAGAAAGAGATAAGGGGACACAGTATGAGCTGTTTTATAAGAAGATGGATGGCATGGAGTACAGGCATGTCACCTTGTTCCGACCTTTTGGACCCCTCATGAAAGTGAAGAGTGAAACAGTCGATATTTCTAGATCGATCATTAACATTATTGTTCCTCTTGCTGGAAGAACTGAGGCATTTGCACAATTTATGCAAAACTTTAG GGATGTGTGTATTCATCAGGATAAGCGTGTTCATCTCACAGTGGTGTACTTTGGACAAGATGGTCTATCAGAAGTAAAAAGCATTATGGAATCTGTAGCTAG CATTGTCTTCTGA